Proteins encoded in a region of the Streptomyces akebiae genome:
- the mraY gene encoding phospho-N-acetylmuramoyl-pentapeptide-transferase, whose translation MMNQILFAGVIGLFLTLVGTPLLIKLLARKGYGQYIRDDGPREHASKRGTPTMGGIAFILATIVAYFLAKVISGQPPTFSGLLVLGLMAGMGLVGFLDDYIKIVKRRSLGLRAKAKMAGQLIVGIAFAVLALQFPDARDQTPASTKISFVQDFGWSIGPVLFVIWALFMILAMSNGVNLTDGLDGLATGASVLVFGAYTFIGVWQFQESCANTQTLTNPSACYEVRDPLDLAIVASALMGACLGFLWWNTSPAKIFMGDTGSLALGGALAGLAICSRTELLLALLGGLFVLITMSVVIQVGSFRLTGKRVFRMAPLQHHFELKGWSEVLVVVRFWIIQGICVIVGLGLFYAGWAADK comes from the coding sequence ATGATGAATCAGATCCTGTTCGCAGGAGTCATCGGTCTCTTCCTGACCCTGGTCGGCACCCCGCTGCTGATCAAGCTGCTGGCCCGCAAGGGCTACGGCCAGTACATCCGTGACGACGGCCCCCGCGAGCACGCCAGCAAGCGTGGTACGCCGACCATGGGTGGTATCGCCTTCATCCTGGCGACGATCGTCGCGTACTTCCTGGCCAAGGTGATCTCGGGCCAGCCGCCGACCTTCTCCGGTCTGCTGGTGCTCGGCCTGATGGCGGGCATGGGCCTCGTCGGCTTCCTCGACGACTACATCAAGATCGTCAAGCGCCGTTCGCTCGGTCTGCGGGCCAAGGCGAAGATGGCCGGCCAGCTGATCGTCGGTATCGCCTTCGCGGTCCTCGCGCTGCAGTTCCCCGACGCCCGCGACCAGACGCCGGCCTCCACCAAGATCTCCTTCGTCCAGGACTTCGGCTGGTCGATCGGCCCCGTGCTGTTCGTCATCTGGGCCCTGTTCATGATCCTCGCCATGTCGAACGGCGTGAACCTGACCGACGGTCTGGACGGCCTCGCCACCGGTGCCTCCGTGCTCGTCTTCGGCGCGTACACCTTCATCGGCGTCTGGCAGTTCCAGGAGTCCTGCGCCAACACGCAGACCCTGACCAACCCGTCCGCCTGTTACGAGGTACGGGATCCGCTCGACCTGGCGATCGTGGCCTCCGCGCTGATGGGCGCCTGCCTCGGCTTCCTGTGGTGGAACACCTCGCCGGCCAAGATCTTCATGGGCGACACCGGTTCGCTGGCCCTCGGCGGCGCGCTCGCGGGTCTCGCGATCTGCTCCCGCACCGAGCTGCTCCTCGCGCTCCTCGGCGGTCTGTTCGTCCTCATCACCATGTCGGTCGTCATCCAGGTCGGCTCGTTCCGCCTCACCGGCAAGCGCGTCTTCCGGATGGCACCGCTCCAGCACCACTTCGAGCTCAAGGGCTGGTCCGAGGTCCTGGTCGTGGTCCGCTTCTGGATCATCCAGGGCATCTGTGTGATCGTCGGACTGGGCCTCTTCTACGCGGGATGGGCAGCGGACAAGTGA
- the murD gene encoding UDP-N-acetylmuramoyl-L-alanine--D-glutamate ligase translates to MGSGQVTDWQGKHVTVAGLGVSGIPAAKVLHGLGAAVTVVNDGDDDRARAQAADLEALGITVRLGDGATLPEGTELVVTTPGWKPDKPLFAAARAAGLEIWGDVELAWRLRGPDAAPWLAVTGTNGKTTTVQMLASILTAAGLRTAAVGNIGVSLLDVVLGDEPYDVLAVELSSYQLHWAPSLRAHSAAVLNLAPDHLDWHGSMEAYAADKGRVYEGNRVACVYNVADKATEDLVREADVEEGCRAVGFTLGTPGPSQLGVVDGILVDRAFVENRQKNAQELAEVADVRPPAPHNIANALAAAALARAYGVPAAAVRDGLRAFTPDAHRIAHVADVDGVAYIDDSKATNTHAAQASLAAYESIVWIAGGLAKGATFDELVAGAAGRLRGVVLIGADRALIREALARHAPEVPVVDLDRTDTGAMLAAVREARTLARTGDTVLLAPACASMDMFVNYNRRGDAFAEAVRELSSTDG, encoded by the coding sequence ATGGGCAGCGGACAAGTGACCGACTGGCAGGGTAAGCACGTCACCGTCGCCGGGCTGGGCGTCTCCGGCATCCCGGCGGCCAAGGTCCTGCACGGCCTCGGCGCGGCCGTCACGGTCGTCAACGACGGCGACGACGACCGTGCCCGCGCGCAGGCCGCCGACCTGGAGGCACTCGGCATCACCGTGCGCCTCGGCGACGGCGCGACCCTGCCGGAGGGCACCGAACTCGTCGTCACCACCCCGGGCTGGAAGCCGGACAAGCCGCTGTTCGCGGCCGCCCGCGCGGCCGGTCTGGAGATCTGGGGCGACGTCGAACTCGCCTGGCGGCTGCGGGGCCCCGACGCCGCACCCTGGCTGGCCGTCACGGGCACCAACGGCAAGACCACGACGGTCCAGATGCTCGCCTCGATCCTGACGGCCGCGGGGCTGCGCACGGCCGCCGTCGGCAACATCGGGGTCTCGCTGCTGGACGTCGTCCTGGGCGACGAGCCCTACGACGTCCTCGCCGTCGAGCTGTCCAGCTACCAGCTCCACTGGGCGCCCTCCCTGCGCGCCCACTCCGCCGCCGTCCTCAACCTCGCCCCCGACCACCTCGACTGGCACGGCTCCATGGAGGCGTACGCCGCGGACAAGGGCCGCGTCTACGAGGGCAATCGGGTCGCCTGCGTCTACAACGTGGCTGACAAGGCCACCGAGGACCTGGTGCGCGAGGCGGACGTCGAGGAGGGCTGCCGGGCCGTCGGGTTCACGCTCGGTACCCCGGGGCCGTCCCAACTGGGCGTCGTGGACGGCATCCTGGTCGACCGCGCCTTCGTCGAGAACCGGCAGAAGAACGCCCAGGAACTCGCCGAGGTCGCGGACGTGCGCCCGCCGGCCCCGCACAACATCGCCAACGCCCTCGCGGCGGCCGCCCTCGCCCGCGCCTACGGGGTGCCCGCCGCGGCCGTACGGGACGGGCTGCGGGCCTTCACCCCGGACGCGCACCGCATCGCGCACGTGGCCGATGTGGACGGCGTCGCGTACATCGACGACTCCAAGGCCACCAACACGCATGCCGCGCAGGCCTCGTTGGCGGCGTACGAGTCCATCGTGTGGATCGCGGGCGGCCTCGCCAAGGGGGCCACCTTCGACGAACTCGTCGCCGGTGCGGCAGGGCGGCTGCGGGGGGTCGTGCTGATCGGCGCGGACCGCGCGCTGATCCGGGAAGCGCTGGCGCGACACGCGCCCGAAGTGCCGGTCGTCGACCTCGACCGGACCGACACTGGGGCGATGCTCGCCGCCGTCCGCGAGGCGCGGACACTGGCACGGACGGGCGACACGGTGCTGCTGGCGCCGGCCTGTGCGTCGATGGACATGTTCGTCAACTACAACAGGCGTGGGGACGCGTTCGCGGAGGCTGTGCGCGAACTCTCCTCCACGGACGGCTGA